In Bacillus sp. Cs-700, one genomic interval encodes:
- a CDS encoding SDR family oxidoreductase, whose protein sequence is MELNLENKRVLITGGSKGIGKSIAKAFYEEGAKVGICGRNREDLEMAKDEIGPNLALFEADVTDERKRVQLLDSFIMEFGSIDILINNAGGSSGGTIMETNLSEFHKAMDLNFYSAVHLSQLSAEKMKELGKGVIVNISSIFGRESGGKPTYNHSKAAMISFTKAMGDELIQDGVRVNGVAPGAILHPSGNWQKRKEEDPEKIAQFVEKEIPGGRFGTPEEVANAVVFLASDKASWIVGATITVDGGQSKSNF, encoded by the coding sequence GTGGAGTTGAATTTAGAAAATAAACGCGTTTTAATTACAGGTGGTTCAAAAGGCATTGGCAAATCGATTGCGAAGGCATTTTATGAAGAAGGTGCAAAGGTAGGTATTTGTGGAAGGAATCGCGAGGATCTTGAGATGGCGAAAGATGAAATTGGCCCGAACCTTGCTTTATTCGAAGCGGATGTAACTGATGAAAGAAAACGTGTACAGCTATTGGATTCATTTATAATGGAATTTGGTTCTATTGATATCCTCATAAATAATGCTGGAGGAAGCAGTGGAGGGACGATTATGGAAACAAATCTCTCTGAATTTCATAAGGCGATGGATCTAAATTTCTATTCAGCGGTTCACCTCAGTCAACTATCAGCAGAAAAAATGAAGGAGCTGGGTAAAGGGGTGATTGTCAATATCTCTTCGATCTTTGGTCGGGAATCTGGCGGCAAGCCAACTTATAATCACTCAAAAGCAGCCATGATTAGCTTTACAAAAGCAATGGGTGATGAATTAATTCAAGATGGTGTGCGGGTAAATGGCGTAGCACCAGGTGCGATTCTTCATCCTTCAGGAAATTGGCAAAAGCGAAAGGAAGAGGATCCAGAGAAAATTGCTCAGTTTGTAGAAAAAGAAATTCCAGGTGGGAGATTTGGTACACCTGAGGAAGTAGCAAATGCCGTCGTTTTTCTAGCTTCTGACAAAGCCTCCTGGATCGTCGGTGCCACCATCACGGTAGATGGTGGACAATCAAAATCTAATTTTTAA
- a CDS encoding TIGR01777 family oxidoreductase gives MNIAITGGTGFVGSALTESFVNDGHSVYILTRNPANKPVKKGVTYVKWLQDDAEPEKELPNIHAFINLAGESINSGRWTEERKQRILDSRISATREITSIIEKLDQKPRVLVNASAIGFYGSSLDQSFTENDTEPGSDFLADVSRKWEDEAMKAQNHGVRTVLARFGVILGEEGALPLMVLPYKLFMGGKLGDGRQWYSWVHIMDVVGMIRFAVDHESVQGPLNVTAPEPKRMNDFGKTVGEVLNRPHWMPVPEAPVQAALGEKSGIVLKGQCVLPQKAKELGYPFRYIKLKDALENLLV, from the coding sequence ATGAACATTGCGATCACCGGAGGAACAGGTTTTGTCGGAAGCGCTCTAACTGAGTCATTTGTTAATGATGGGCATTCTGTGTATATCCTAACACGTAATCCTGCAAACAAACCTGTTAAGAAAGGTGTTACATATGTGAAATGGTTGCAGGACGACGCTGAGCCAGAAAAAGAACTGCCCAATATTCATGCTTTTATTAATTTAGCCGGCGAGTCGATCAATAGTGGACGTTGGACGGAAGAGCGGAAACAACGCATTCTCGATAGTCGTATCTCCGCAACTAGAGAGATCACTTCAATCATAGAGAAACTTGACCAAAAACCTCGCGTACTTGTAAACGCTTCGGCGATTGGCTTTTATGGCTCCTCTCTTGATCAATCATTTACGGAAAATGATACAGAGCCCGGCTCAGATTTTCTAGCTGATGTTTCAAGAAAATGGGAAGATGAAGCAATGAAAGCACAAAACCATGGTGTAAGAACAGTTCTTGCTCGTTTTGGCGTTATTCTTGGCGAAGAAGGTGCACTACCATTAATGGTACTACCCTATAAATTATTTATGGGTGGAAAACTTGGAGACGGACGTCAATGGTATTCCTGGGTACATATCATGGACGTTGTTGGAATGATCAGATTTGCCGTCGATCACGAATCAGTTCAAGGACCATTAAACGTTACGGCACCTGAACCAAAAAGAATGAATGATTTTGGTAAAACGGTCGGTGAAGTACTGAATCGACCACACTGGATGCCTGTTCCAGAAGCGCCAGTGCAGGCTGCTTTAGGAGAAAAGAGTGGAATTGTGTTAAAAGGTCAATGTGTCCTACCACAAAAAGCGAAAGAACTCGGCTATCCCTTCCGCTATATTAAATTAAAAGATGCTCTCGAGAACCTGCTGGTATAA
- the recX gene encoding recombination regulator RecX, with protein sequence MKVTRITTQKNNNERFSIFIDKGSGEEFGFGVDQDVLISFGLRKGVELSDEMLEGIQFEDQIKKGMNYALNYLSYRMRSEKEVKDYLLKKEVPEEAFPKIIEKLKRYGYINDLEFAIAFVRTKINAGGKGPYVIAQELNQKGVTKPMIDQSLEEYSYEQQLEIAKNLAEKKASKLKKSSATEQKQKVNQELRAKGFDRDIIQEVMEQINLDKGDNEEWEALVMQAQKAERRYSKLGRREFDQKMKQFLYRKGFPFPLINKYLEEFNDQ encoded by the coding sequence GTGAAGGTTACACGAATTACGACTCAGAAAAATAATAATGAGCGTTTTTCAATATTTATTGATAAAGGATCTGGTGAAGAGTTCGGTTTCGGAGTTGATCAAGATGTTTTGATTAGCTTTGGTCTCCGAAAAGGTGTTGAATTAAGTGACGAAATGCTTGAAGGCATTCAGTTTGAGGACCAGATAAAAAAAGGCATGAATTACGCTTTGAATTATCTATCTTACCGGATGCGCTCAGAAAAAGAAGTGAAAGATTACCTTTTAAAAAAAGAGGTGCCAGAAGAAGCATTTCCTAAAATAATTGAAAAGCTTAAACGCTATGGCTATATAAATGATCTTGAGTTCGCCATTGCATTTGTAAGAACCAAGATAAATGCGGGTGGAAAAGGACCGTATGTTATTGCCCAAGAACTTAACCAAAAAGGGGTTACGAAACCAATGATTGATCAATCACTTGAAGAATACTCTTATGAACAGCAGCTTGAGATTGCTAAAAATTTAGCTGAAAAGAAAGCGTCAAAGCTTAAGAAGTCATCAGCAACGGAGCAAAAACAGAAAGTGAACCAGGAGCTGAGAGCGAAAGGATTTGACCGAGATATTATTCAAGAAGTGATGGAGCAAATCAATTTAGATAAAGGCGATAACGAAGAGTGGGAAGCCCTCGTTATGCAAGCTCAAAAAGCCGAACGTCGATACAGTAAGCTAGGACGTAGAGAATTTGATCAAAAGATGAAGCAGTTTTTGTATCGAAAAGGATTCCCATTTCCATTAATTAATAAGTACCTTGAAGAATTTAACGATCAATAA
- a CDS encoding metal-dependent hydrolase — MDTGTHVVMGLGIGALATLDPAIAQDPITAQSVLIGALIGSQAPDFDTVLKLKNNAVYIRHHRGITHSIPAVLLWPIIISSGIMLFYPETNWLHLWLWTFLAVFIHVFVDIFNAYGTQAIRPFSNRWVALGVINIFDPFIFLSHIAGLILWYIGANPGFTFLTIYGVLILYYLWRISEQKKVIRAVRERIPDAVEVIVSPTIRWSKWHIAVKSESQFYVARAEGTTIHVQDEFERVPVPKTPVLESAKEDPNLSAFLSFSPVYRWEIEEKEVGYEVRFIDLRYRNKGHYPFVAVVQMEDQLEITSSYTGWVYSEDTLRKKLDPAVD; from the coding sequence ATGGATACTGGGACACATGTGGTCATGGGACTGGGGATTGGAGCTCTCGCAACTTTAGATCCAGCTATTGCGCAGGACCCTATTACCGCACAAAGCGTTCTAATTGGGGCGCTAATCGGATCGCAAGCCCCAGACTTTGATACAGTATTAAAATTAAAAAATAACGCTGTCTATATACGCCATCACAGAGGGATTACCCACTCGATTCCTGCCGTCCTTCTCTGGCCCATTATTATTAGTAGTGGTATCATGCTTTTTTATCCAGAAACAAACTGGCTTCATCTCTGGTTATGGACATTTCTTGCCGTCTTTATTCATGTGTTTGTCGATATTTTCAATGCTTATGGAACACAGGCCATTCGACCATTTTCCAATAGATGGGTCGCACTTGGCGTCATAAATATCTTTGACCCATTTATTTTCCTCAGCCATATTGCAGGTCTGATTCTATGGTACATTGGTGCAAATCCTGGTTTCACTTTTTTAACGATATACGGCGTTCTCATTCTCTATTATCTATGGAGAATTTCAGAACAGAAAAAAGTGATTCGTGCTGTTAGAGAACGAATTCCTGATGCCGTGGAAGTCATTGTCTCACCTACAATTCGTTGGAGTAAATGGCACATTGCAGTTAAATCCGAATCACAGTTCTATGTCGCTCGTGCTGAGGGAACGACCATACACGTTCAAGATGAATTTGAACGGGTGCCAGTTCCGAAAACGCCTGTACTCGAATCTGCAAAAGAAGACCCGAACTTAAGTGCTTTCCTCTCTTTTTCACCCGTATATCGATGGGAAATTGAAGAAAAAGAAGTGGGATATGAGGTGCGATTTATTGATCTTCGCTATCGCAATAAAGGTCACTATCCTTTTGTTGCCGTTGTACAGATGGAAGATCAGCTTGAAATCACTAGCTCCTACACAGGTTGGGTATACAGTGAAGACACGCTTAGAAAAAAATTGGATCCTGCTGTCGACTGA
- a CDS encoding gamma-type small acid-soluble spore protein — MAKKPGQTQAGTSIQHVKQQNQQASAGQAGQQQYGAEFASETDAQEVKARNAKSAQNKQQASAGQAGQAGQQQYGAEFASETDAQQVKARNAKSAQNKQQASSKNNQQQQ, encoded by the coding sequence ATGGCAAAGAAACCAGGACAAACTCAAGCTGGTACAAGTATTCAACACGTAAAACAGCAGAATCAACAAGCTTCTGCAGGACAAGCAGGTCAGCAACAATACGGTGCTGAATTTGCAAGTGAAACGGATGCTCAAGAAGTGAAAGCTCGCAATGCGAAGTCTGCTCAAAACAAGCAGCAAGCATCTGCAGGACAAGCAGGACAAGCAGGTCAGCAACAATACGGTGCTGAATTTGCAAGCGAAACGGATGCTCAGCAAGTGAAAGCTCGTAACGCAAAGTCTGCTCAAAATAAGCAGCAAGCATCTTCGAAAAACAACCAGCAGCAACAATAA
- a CDS encoding YfhJ family protein, translating to MEDLFERLTHNLLEKNDHLSYGQARTMVELLWEDFESSRAKAGREYKGQDVTEKIVKQWIDYYGPVLHDFMMSNPKYKGYFGDDRSIKH from the coding sequence ATGGAAGATCTATTTGAAAGGCTTACTCATAACCTTCTTGAGAAAAACGACCATCTTTCTTACGGACAGGCAAGAACAATGGTGGAATTACTGTGGGAAGATTTTGAATCATCAAGAGCGAAGGCTGGAAGAGAGTATAAAGGTCAAGATGTAACTGAAAAAATCGTGAAACAGTGGATTGATTATTATGGTCCAGTTCTTCATGACTTTATGATGAGTAATCCAAAGTACAAAGGTTATTTTGGAGACGATAGAAGTATAAAGCACTAA
- a CDS encoding YpzG family protein encodes MGKNNRNRLHPKYEDPFQSPTANPKHAHNQVNGQSKQTYNDIVLQVQTRKRS; translated from the coding sequence ATGGGTAAAAATAACCGAAATCGGCTTCATCCGAAATATGAGGATCCATTCCAATCTCCAACTGCAAACCCAAAACACGCGCACAATCAGGTAAATGGACAATCAAAGCAAACGTATAACGATATCGTTCTTCAAGTGCAAACGAGAAAACGATCTTAG
- a CDS encoding SOS response-associated peptidase, with amino-acid sequence MCGRFSLTTELDALLERFQIEQTTIEGYEPRFNVAPSQQIPAVIRAGHCNRMGTLRWGLIPFWAKDASMASKLINARSETADKKASFKHALKKQRCLILSDGFYEWKQTENRKVPMRIQVRKGEPFAMAGLWEKWDDGNHTHYTCTILTTEANELMEEIHNRMPVILTKETEKIWLDSSVNDLAELNQCMKPFASSEMNAYEVSTIVNSPKNEKPECIIPI; translated from the coding sequence ATGTGTGGACGCTTTTCCTTAACAACAGAACTCGACGCTCTATTAGAACGGTTTCAAATTGAACAGACAACTATTGAAGGCTATGAGCCAAGGTTTAATGTCGCGCCATCTCAACAAATTCCAGCCGTTATTCGAGCAGGCCATTGTAATCGAATGGGAACATTAAGGTGGGGGTTAATTCCTTTTTGGGCAAAGGATGCTTCGATGGCATCTAAATTGATCAATGCAAGGAGTGAAACGGCAGATAAAAAGGCAAGTTTTAAGCACGCACTTAAAAAGCAGAGATGCCTAATTTTATCCGATGGCTTCTATGAATGGAAACAAACGGAGAATAGGAAAGTACCTATGCGAATTCAAGTAAGAAAAGGTGAGCCGTTTGCAATGGCTGGATTATGGGAAAAATGGGATGATGGTAATCACACACACTATACGTGTACCATTTTGACGACTGAAGCAAATGAGCTAATGGAAGAAATACATAATCGAATGCCTGTCATTTTAACAAAAGAAACGGAAAAAATCTGGCTTGATTCTTCCGTGAATGATTTAGCCGAATTAAACCAGTGCATGAAGCCTTTTGCGTCTTCTGAGATGAATGCCTACGAAGTTTCCACAATTGTCAATTCACCTAAAAATGAAAAGCCTGAATGTATCATACCTATTTAA
- a CDS encoding SDR family oxidoreductase — protein sequence MKTILITGAGSGLGAELAKRWAKEGHRMVLVGRTKEKLTSTCQHIEKENATCLSYQCDITNPDDLAHLTKKLKEDDLSVDLLVNNAGIGTFGSLEEMTISDIHHVIDTNVKGTIFTTQAFLPILKERKGRIMNIISTAGLKGKKHESVYVASKYAVRGFTESLWKELEGTGVSATAVYMGGMNTPFWSHSNHISDPTRLKSALEKAKQIIEEDKGQKEIFIDR from the coding sequence ATGAAAACCATCTTAATTACGGGAGCTGGGTCTGGCCTAGGCGCTGAACTTGCAAAGCGCTGGGCAAAAGAAGGACATCGTATGGTATTAGTAGGAAGAACAAAAGAAAAACTTACCTCTACCTGTCAGCATATCGAGAAAGAAAACGCGACATGTCTGAGCTACCAATGCGACATAACAAACCCTGATGATCTAGCGCATTTGACAAAGAAACTGAAAGAAGATGACCTTAGCGTTGATCTTCTTGTGAATAATGCCGGAATAGGGACATTCGGTTCCTTAGAAGAGATGACGATTTCAGACATTCACCATGTCATAGATACAAATGTAAAAGGGACGATTTTCACGACCCAAGCCTTTCTACCGATATTAAAAGAAAGGAAAGGTCGCATTATGAATATCATCTCTACGGCAGGCTTGAAAGGAAAGAAACATGAATCTGTTTATGTGGCCTCAAAATACGCTGTGAGAGGATTTACAGAGAGCCTGTGGAAAGAACTTGAAGGCACTGGTGTAAGCGCTACGGCGGTCTATATGGGTGGAATGAATACGCCTTTCTGGTCTCATTCGAACCATATATCTGATCCCACTAGATTAAAATCCGCTTTAGAGAAAGCAAAACAAATCATTGAGGAAGATAAGGGGCAGAAAGAAATTTTTATTGATCGTTAA
- the sspK gene encoding small, acid-soluble spore protein K, whose amino-acid sequence MMRNKKTGFPDAKFSGEPRAKEEYASKRADGSINTHPQERMSASNRTGNRQG is encoded by the coding sequence ATCATGAGAAACAAAAAAACCGGTTTTCCAGATGCAAAGTTTTCTGGAGAACCACGCGCGAAAGAAGAATATGCATCGAAACGAGCTGACGGATCGATTAACACTCATCCACAGGAGCGCATGAGCGCATCTAATCGTACAGGCAACCGTCAGGGATAA
- the mutY gene encoding A/G-specific adenine glycosylase yields MTKKVTDLLQLFDEQKFQQDLITWFKKEQRTLPWRESKDPYRVWVSEIMLQQTRVDTVIPYYERFMTLFPTVDALAEAEEADVLKAWEGLGYYSRARNLQSAVREVAESYNGIVPNQPKQISALKGVGPYTAGAILSIAYDIPEPAVDGNVMRVLSRIIGIWEDIAKPSARKTFEEITRRIISNEDPSSFNQGMMELGAIVCTPRSPSCLLCPVQEHCRAFAEGSQEELPIKSKKKAPRPVPIAVVALEDNSGRFLVRQRPETGLLASLWEFPNVELSEGSKENQLQNHIWEEYQIEVEIEKELATFNHIFSHLKWQLTVYKGSYDGEISPKNFKMVEKKDLKNFAFPVAHQKITQMVLEGEE; encoded by the coding sequence ATGACAAAGAAAGTGACAGACCTTTTACAATTATTTGACGAACAAAAATTTCAACAAGATCTTATTACTTGGTTTAAAAAAGAACAGCGAACGCTTCCGTGGCGTGAAAGTAAGGACCCTTATCGGGTGTGGGTGTCTGAAATAATGCTACAACAAACAAGGGTCGATACGGTCATCCCTTATTACGAGCGGTTTATGACCCTTTTTCCTACAGTGGATGCACTTGCAGAAGCTGAAGAAGCAGACGTATTAAAGGCATGGGAAGGGCTGGGATATTATTCAAGAGCACGAAATCTCCAGAGTGCTGTTCGCGAAGTTGCAGAGTCCTATAACGGAATCGTACCCAATCAACCAAAGCAAATTTCTGCTCTGAAGGGTGTAGGTCCTTATACAGCAGGTGCAATTTTAAGTATTGCATACGACATACCTGAACCTGCAGTTGATGGAAACGTCATGCGTGTACTTTCAAGAATTATTGGGATATGGGAAGATATTGCAAAACCTTCAGCTCGTAAGACGTTCGAAGAAATAACACGACGAATTATTTCAAATGAGGACCCATCATCATTTAATCAAGGAATGATGGAGCTAGGCGCAATCGTATGTACCCCAAGATCTCCTTCTTGTCTCTTATGTCCGGTACAGGAGCATTGTAGAGCTTTTGCGGAAGGATCACAAGAAGAGCTACCGATTAAATCTAAGAAAAAAGCCCCGCGCCCTGTCCCAATAGCGGTAGTAGCACTTGAAGATAATTCAGGGAGATTTCTTGTTAGGCAGCGACCGGAAACAGGCCTTCTAGCAAGCTTATGGGAATTTCCAAACGTTGAACTGAGTGAAGGGTCAAAAGAAAATCAGCTTCAAAATCATATATGGGAAGAATATCAAATCGAAGTTGAAATTGAGAAAGAGTTAGCTACTTTTAACCATATTTTTAGTCATCTAAAGTGGCAGTTAACCGTGTATAAAGGATCGTATGATGGTGAAATTTCTCCTAAGAACTTTAAAATGGTAGAGAAAAAGGACTTGAAGAACTTCGCTTTTCCTGTTGCTCATCAAAAAATCACACAAATGGTTCTAGAAGGAGAGGAATAA
- a CDS encoding YfhH family protein translates to MEKRFSEMSEQELRSEIALLSEKARRAEQMGMVNEFAVHERRIALAKSYLINPENFAPGEMYEIDGDPGSTFRIDYMNGTFAWGYREGNKEIEAFPISMLIKKEQQ, encoded by the coding sequence ATGGAAAAGCGTTTCAGTGAAATGAGTGAGCAGGAATTACGAAGTGAAATAGCACTTCTTAGTGAAAAAGCACGTCGAGCTGAGCAGATGGGAATGGTGAATGAATTTGCTGTTCATGAGCGCAGAATAGCTCTTGCAAAATCCTATTTAATTAACCCTGAGAACTTTGCTCCTGGTGAGATGTATGAAATAGATGGCGACCCAGGTTCAACATTTAGAATAGACTATATGAACGGAACGTTTGCCTGGGGATATCGTGAGGGAAATAAGGAAATAGAAGCATTTCCTATCTCGATGCTCATTAAAAAAGAGCAGCAGTAA